The window aataatgactaCAACGGTTTCTATGTCAACAGATGAAATACTGTTTATGACTTGAGTCCACAGCTTCATTGCTCATCGTCAACAAGCACTCTACAGGAAAAGCAATACGATTGACAAACATTATGGGGCTAGTGATAAAATTGTTAACTGCTGTCAAGCTGCTGTTGTGCAACATTGTATAGACTGAGTAGTAAGCTTTGGCTGCTCAGCCCCTCTCTGGCTGCCTTCCTGACACATCTGAGTGATTATGTTTGCTGTGAATTGTGAAGGAGGCTCACAGCAATGGCAGAGAGCAAAATTTCTGGAAATAGCTAAGGATGTGATTTCAGGCACCTCAGGCTGATGTAAgtttgcagtgctgcaggaaAGAGCAGTTTCCATACTCTAGCTACACATCCCCTCATCTGCTTGTGGCATGTGCAAGTAGgatcagaaaattaaaattgtagTAGGCAGGAGGAAGATTTACTTTCCTGCATATCAAATTAGATCACGTTATTCATTCCACAGCTGGGCAATGGGTAACAGATGGAGTAAGAGGGAAGGGGGACTGACTCTTTTCAGCTCTCACCTGTTCTTAGATTGTTTTATACCAATTGCAAAAGGGCTCCCTACAGTGAGAAGAATTGCGtggaaaattacttcttttttcaataaaataaaaaatttccttttaaaattctcCCTACAACTATATTACAATTTATCTGGGACACTAAAAATGCTGATTTCCAGTatttcctgtttgctttctcattttcataaaaaatagaaacattacattgggaagaagggggaaatttaatggaaaaaaaaagttctttaatgGCACTGTTTAACAGAAGAATTTCTTTAAACGTTTACCTGGGTTTGGTAGGGAGAAGAGGGTTTGGGATGTAGCAGCCATTCCTTGGTAAATAAGATGTGCCCTGGAAACATCAATATACTTGGATAACATAGTACTGCAGTGCTAGAGATCAAATGGCTTCATGGTGTTTTGAAGGATCAATAAATTAAGTATGAAGCATTGTCTACCTTCACTAAACAGTTAAATTAACtaatgctggaaggaaaaaagaagagggaaaggaagggaaaggaagggaagggaagggaagggaagggaagggaaggggataTTAAAGACAAAGGTGAATTTATTGAAAGAGATGTTGGGCTGAGGTTAGTATGAATGAAAAAGATAGCTTTGTAGACTTCTCAATTATGAAAAAGACCTGAAGGGCAGCTGAAAATAACTAAAATTGAAAATGATGAAGGCTGAAAGACTTTCCGTGCAGAGGTACATGACCataatttcaagaaaaagagGTGTGCCAGATGAACAAGATTGAAAGTACAAAGAATGAGCAATTGAACCCACTGctgaaatttctttcaaagaCTTCTGGCAGTGTTTTTATGATTTGCCATGGCTCTGTTAACAATTAAAATTAAGGTGAATCATTAGTGGCACCATGGAAGTCAATGTAAAGCAAAGGGAGTGCAACTGGGAAAAGAATCAAGTGTTCAGGTCACTTCCATGTGGTTTTTTGTACATCTCTGCCTGTCTTCACTCAGGTCGAAACATAACTTAGAGAAGAAAGCACATGGCACTAGCACAATAAAGCAATAGAAATGAAAGGGCTCAGGATGGGATTTTGAGGTTGACTGAGAACAAACTTACCTCTCCTCCCATGGAAGTTACTGGAATCAACTTTAAAGAAGGAATGAGACCACTGGTGGATGTATTCTATGATTTCCTACTAAATCAGGGTTCTAATGTAATCATTATTAAATGATTAAATGATTCATTGAAGCATGAATTTTTTATCCTtacctttcttctctttatgaTTTATTTCTTGCCCTTGCCTTATTGTCCTTTCATCTGTCATTCTTTCCTGTACCTTTTGCATTCTACTCTTACCTGCCTGTCCAGAATATAGCCGCTTCATTTTTTATATTCCctcattcattttttccttttatttctgaaaatactcCCATTTGTTCCTGTTTTAGTTCAGCTTGCTGCCTTCATTCCCCTGACTGATTCTGTTTGTGCCTTAGTTTCTTTTGTGCTTCTGTATTTTCCCATCACCATCATCATTTCAATGCCATTTTTAAAGGCCAGACActtcattaaaatgcaatttcttaTACTGAACAGTCAACCAGTCTGCTGACTGTAGTTTTGTAGTGGGTGGAAACAGAAGGCATCAAGAAATTCAGATGCTGAAAAGCATGATCTGGTGGCACTCAAGGGTAGTGAGAAAGTTATCAAAACCATAATTACTATATGGTAAAAATATGTTATCCTTTCATAGCTGCTTCTCAGGCAAAATAAGTACTATGACACTTGCCTGATTTTCCTGTGTCTGTTTCTGTGTCTATATGCATACACTTCTATGTCACGAAGTGAAACATATTCAGCAACAGGAACCATCTCTTGACAGGCACTTTCaacaataaattaaaagcaaaacacttgTTGACTCCAGTCTgctaatgttttgttttgttgcagaAATGTGTGCAAGGTCAAGTTTTGACCAGTGAAATCAGCACATGAACAGTGTGAGCTGCTAATGTTTTGTAAACAGAAATGCTAACTCATAAGAGCAACTAATAAAGTCAAGCCTTTGCAAGGAGGAAGGTAGAGGCATTCATAGCTGCCTTCCTGTAGCATACACAATAATGTAGGTAGAAACAGCCACTGAGTCAGCTTTGCTGGCAGTAGGATATAGCTGGCAAAATTTGAAGTCAAGTGCCATTAATTAATTCACTCTCTGCAGGCCATTCACATTCTGTAGCTGCAAAAATTCACTAAAGCACATCATCAAACAAATTAGTTCTTTTATGTTTGCTGTCTTTGTTTTCATCAATTATGATAATTGTGTGATTTCTTCTGATCTGCACTTGtgtatctgaaataaaatacaagctAAAGTACAGCTGAAAACTGTATTGAAGTAGGAGTTTCCCCAAATAcccataaaaagcaaaaagtgttTCAAAAGTTGTTGGGCATCATGTTTGAGGACATAggttttatttaatattctacaacagaaaaactttcaaatgtttaaaaaatatgggGCACCACAGTTTCATTGTGAGTGTACCTAGTCTGGACTTTTTCTTGAGAGGAAGGCTGGCCCAATCTGCTATCCATCTGGTACCCAAGGATTTTAAGATTAAGGCTTTGGGGACTCATTCAAGATTTTTCTACCTGAGTTGTAGCACGTCAAACATGCTATCTTGGGAGTGTTCCTGGGCTTTCTTCTGTCCAAGTCATTTCAAGGGAAGCTTTGACTTAAAGTTCAGGACAGACCCTCCTCTCTGGCCtaccagcagaagaaaaaagtcagtgACCAACAACATTTCATTCCTTTGCTCTGAAAATAATTGATTAAAAACAGGGCTTAGTCCTAAACTTAGATAATGTCCTTCAAATACATTGTGGGTAGCTCAGATAAATTTAAAGAGTGCATTCTTGTCTGTGTAGTCAAACTATTGCATGCTTGTAACCTCTGTCACTTGCCTGCTTCAGCTTCCAGAGCTAAACTCAGCATGATCAACACTATGTCAAAAATTCGAGGCCAGGAAAAGGGACCAGGTTACCCTCAGGCTGAAGCCCTGCTGGCAGACGCGATGCTGAAATTTGGTCGAGAACTTGGAGAAGAATGCAACTTTGGTAACTTTATTGCTTCCCTTTCTGTTATAATGCGATAAAAATGCCAGTAAAACATAATATAACTCTCATTATTAAAGTGTTGCGCTCTTACAAAGGAAGAACTTCTGCAAGAAGCATCAGAGTTCTGCTTCATCAGACTTCTCCTTTAAGGTCAGTTTAGGCCTATTGAGTATCTTTTGCGGATTTGGactagaggtttttttcttgtgggtGAAAGTCAAATTGTTTCCATTTGGACCCATATCCATATAGGCTTAGGCTCTCTGTCATAGATTATGTTACTGGGGATGTGCTGGGATGAAAGATGTACATGTTCAGAAATCATTGTCTACGCATGTGTGCAATAAAACCCTTTTGTCCTCAGAATCCTTATAATAAATGTTACTGTCTTCATTGCAGTCAAGGAATAAAGGCTAATAGGTTTTTAATAGACtgtgacatttttttctgaccaaATTCCACATTTTAAGGCACTAGTGAATATTCCTGTCTTACCTGTCAACTGCTCCTCCCTCCAAGCCCGAGTTTACAGCTGCCTGAGTTAAAAATGTTGAACTGAGACTTAACAGTGTGTGTTCTTCAACAACAGAAGTCTAACTAAAAGAGATGACATTCACAACAGGATCCTTTGTCTTTCTATCCTATTTGTGTGGTCTTCTCTGTGGACATTTTTATATGGTAACACACAGGACCTTCAAATAGGACTGTGAAAATCCAATTTCCTATTTGAATCTTTATAAAATGTTGTTCCTGGCATAAAGGCATCTGCAACGGGAAAGGtactttcttgggttttttatatAATTTACTAGTTAGCTTGGCAGTTGTAGGTTGATTTGTGCTAAAGActactgaatttatttttttaattggttgcCTCTCATTTGCTAAgtttcaaacacatttttgaagggaaaatgaAGAACTAATAGAATTTAGTTTGTGCAAATTGCTAGATATTCCCTAATGATTGCAGTAGCACGCAACAGAATAGATATGGCAATTATTTTCACATTCTTAACTAACAGCAGCCATTGTGGCTGTTTGTCACTCTTCACCCGGGTCTGGCAGGCTCTCTAGTTTTGCAGTGCATTGCTGGCATCCCCTGCTTGGGAGACAAAGCTCCTTCTGATTTCTCACATTTCCAGGTTTTCAGGTGCTTTATATTCTTtgaaagtggatttttttccaccaaCCTATGCCTCAAACCAGGAGGGTATTTTTGAGcttcttgcttctgtttttatgGAGAGGAGGTAAAGCAGAGTGGTAATTTTTGTGGCCCTCAAGTTAATCTTGGAGGAAATCTCAGAAGGCAGATAATTCTTACTGAAGTTTATAACTTGAGTAGGTGTATGAAGTCGATAGTTTcatcaaaaaaaattttcatcaaaaaaaaattctgtgaaattttaaagaattttttaatttgatactGTCACTAGTCTCACTGATACAAACAGGGAGACTTTGACTTCCATTAGAGCTATTTTTGTATGCAGTCTAGTGTCTGGTGATGGCAACACTGGAGCAAATACAGGTAATTCTTTTCTAGCATGTTTGTTTCACCGGTGTGAGGAATGAACAGCAAGGGGTGTGGATGAGGCTGTCCTGATGCAGTGTGGATCCTCAAGTTCAGCTGTATTACAAGGCACAGACTCTGGGGGCTGCAGAAGTGTGAAATCCATGTTGCTGTTTCACACAGTGTGTCATACTCCGTTTCTTTCCTAAACTTGAGACTTAAAGTGAAATGTTAACTGAAATTTGCATGACTCAGTTTCATTCTACAGTGATTTGGAACTAAGTTATTTTGAGATAACCGGacatcttttctttcaggaCCAGCACTTGCAGATGTGGGAGAAGCTATGAAGGAGCTTTCTGAGGTCAAGGACTCTTTAGACATGGAAGTGAAACAAAACTTCATTGACCCACTTCAGAATCTCCATGACAAAGATCTGAGAGAAATACAGGTATTGCCCTCAATGTGGCATTTTAATAATGCCAAAAGTGCAGACTGTGTATATGTTCAAAATTTATGTTAGTTGTATAGCTTAAAATGGCCTTTCAGATTCACAGATTATTTGAGTTTAGTCTCTTCTGTCTcaagttttacttttcagtTCTGTCTGTCTTGTTGGTGGtttaggaaaggaaagattGAAATTCTAACATTTTTTGATGGTAGCATCACCAAGTTTAAGGAGGCATGAGCACAGTACTCTAATCCTACCATTTGAAAGCTCATTTCACTAAATAAATGAACAGATGTTTACATTCAATTTTCTAGTGTATGACATGTGAGGGCATTTTGATAGTTGCCTCTATACTGGCACTACCCTTTTGTCTGTATGAAGACTGTGTCTGAAACATTCCCAGGAATTTGGAACACAAACACTGTTTGCTTGCATGAATTACATAATTAGTAATCCAGGAACCAGAcagcatttacagaaaaaaatctgtttgcacGCATACTTCTGCAAACACAACCTACTTTTGTAATTGTGGAAGTGTCTCCCAATTCAGCAATGCTTATCTGTATAAGTAACTGTTCTTCTGAGCTCAGTAAGGCTTTCATATTGTTAAATAGGTGTGGAAGAAAGATATCTTAGGCAGTTTGATATAACTTACAAAGCTGACAAATTTATAAATATCAGATGACAAATTGATTCTTCTGCGGGAAAGTAAACACCTAAAGTAATCATGCTCATGCTGGTAGCATTAACTCCTGGCCAGCTTGATGTGGCAGCTGCTAAGCAGATTGACATAAATGTTACATCAGTTAACAAACTAGAAAATCTTTAATAAAAGATAACATTAAGATCCTTTGGTGGTCTGATGGAAATGataagaatattttctgtgttgctttgtTTATGAGAACTGTTACACAGGCAAAAATGCACTGACTTGTGCTTTTAATAGAGTTTTCTCTTAAACATCTACGGAAAAACCATAGTGTTCAGGTTATTCTGTATCAGAATTAAAAAGCTAGAAACTCACATACCTTTTATACAGGTGGTGAATGCAGTTATCCATTCTGTGtggcctttttttaatgttgaagGTCTGTCATTTAGACAGCAGCACACCATAGCTTCTTAAATGATACGTAAAACCACCTATTTCATTGTTCTGTATTTCTCCCTTCTGAGGAAGGGTTGATGAACAGCAAACAGCACATGCTTGCAAATGTACATGGACTACCTGATTACAATGCAGTATAAGGAGAGTCAGGGAACATCCTTTATTCTGTGCTTGTGTTTGCGTTTTTGTTTTTTAGCATCACctaaagaaaatggaaggtCGACGTCTGGATTTtgattacaaaaagaaaagacagggCAAGCTCCCTGATGAAGAACTTCGCCAGGCTCTGGAGAAATTTGATGAATCAAAAGAAATTGCTGAGTCAAGCATGTTCAACCTTCTGGAGATGGATGTGAGATATCCCTTGTTAATCTTTGAGCTGAATCTTAAGAAGAGCCAGATACTGGTTCAGCAGTGAATGCAGTCTAAAGCAGTCTGAAACTTGAAAGACTTATTACATCCATGATGCCACAGATTCCTGTCACTGTACAATGGGGAAGGATATACTTCCTTGTTGGACTCAGTGAGAGGCTCAGAAGCTATAGTAATGTACAGCATGCACATGAAGGACTAATTTTATAGGTAACTGAGCCAAAGAACATAAATCCTCTGAAGCATTGATGTGCTTACATTGCCCACACAAGAGTTTTGGATGTTTTTTCCCTCATGAAGTAGAATGCTACCTGCCTTCAGGTATATATAGTATCCTCCTGTTTTGGTCTGCTTCACAGGCCAGAATACAACTGGAGCATGACCATAGTTCCTATGGTTTTGTGCCCCTCACatgcagggaggaagaaggtgtATTATGTCTCATTACAGTGTCATTTTTGCTTTCGTAGTGTTCACTGAATGAGGTAGGTTTGTAGGCTGCTGTTCATGCAAATCAGCCATGGAGATGATCAGTGGAGAAGAGCTGCAGTTACCATTCCAGATCAGGTCATAACCAGACATGATAACGAATAAAGACTGATGTGTAACTATTTACGAACTACAAAGATGAATCAAGGTTTTAGAGAGATAAGTAAAACTGCCTGTGCAGTGTCAGCATGACAGTGGTCTTTACTCACTATTGCTGAGCTGTTAGTAATCACCTAAGGTCTGATGTTTTAATGTCAATCCTCAGATTGAGCAAGTGAGCCAGCTTTCTGCTCTTGTACAAGCCCAGCTGGAGTACCACAAGCAGGCCACACAGATCCTACAGCGAGTTACTTCTAAGCTGGAAGATAGGTAATGGACTTTTTGTAAGTTTGTTGaattgattttttgttttacagaggCAGAAAACCTATGAGTAGAATGCAACACTTATCTTTTGCAACTTGGTAATTGTATGTTTATGACAACAAGGGCCATTTCATTAGGTAATTGCAAGCTCAGATTTGTATGTTTTGGAGATGCATATACTTCTATGACTGAATGAGGACTGAGTTCAGGAAAGCATCTCAGCTCAGTAAAGCTGTTAAATGTGATTTAACTGAAAGCAAGTGTTTATAAATATTGGAAGTCAGTGGGACTTAGAACTTTGGACTCCCTACCATTCCTGTGTGTATTCACAAAATAGTATTTCTGAGAGAAGATGTTAATGATTGCTATTGAAAAAGAGTATCTTGTTATATTCTCATCTACCTGAACATCTTCCTGAGCCAGGTAGTGAGATGCCCATTGTTTGCTACCTTATTAATActccttttttccagctgtattgCCAGATCAAATTTAGTACAAGGCTTAATTGAATTTACCTCTTCCATCCCCTCTTCTGTAACTGTGAATGCTGTCTCACAATTGATACAATatgtttttaatagaattttagaatatttagttttgaatttttgtttctatCAACACAAACCTGATTGTACCCCCttgaaatgaggaaaataatgtTTGTAGAAGTTTATCAGCTTCCCCCACACACATCCTTCTTCAAGGAAACTTAACATATATGAGAGATTTCTTTAGTCCACATAGTTCTGGAAGACTCTTCCTAAAAGCTGGACGTAATTCCCAAGAGCTGATAATGTTCGCATACTGTGTGAAGGCAGCTTTTTAATCATGCATgattctttgctgttttctgatgTCATTAGTGTAGATTCTGGTGCTGCTGGGTCTGtcagtgtttattttctcagaGCACACAGTCTGTAAGACTCATCCAGTTCTAAGTCTAAAATTTCTTTGTGATTAGGAGCAGCACTTGGTAGGTAGGCTGCCCAGCAGGCTGTTTTCTGGATACAGTTTACAGTACTGTCTAAACAGCTAACAGAATGATTTTCAGCACTTCCGAATGTATACTGCAGTTCACTTACTTTACATAGTCATTAAAAAATCCCATTCACTTACTTTACAGAGGCAAAAAATCCTCAGGAGTAGGTGTGTTGTTCTGTAGTCCCTAAATTATGCCATAACGTGAACATACCTCTCTGCAACAAATTTCTCTTCCTGTATCAATTCATTTGCCCTTTTGAAATTTCTGCTAAACAGTCAGTATCTTTGCTTTTAAGTTTCAGCTCTTCATCATCAGCTAAATGATTTTAGCTTCTCAAGAACCTTGCATCAGACTGCTATTATAGATCAGctgaagtaaatattttacataaatttaCTGTGCATCCCTAATTGTAAAGAGTCTACTGGCTAAATCATCCTTTGTCCACACCACTGGACGCAAATTAGAGCACTATGATATGCTCATGCCAGGGATTAACCAGGGACGTAGAGCTGTTACTATTTGAACTACTTGTATTTTCCTGCTGGTGATATGCAGGTGGCAAAAAATGCATGGCCCTGAGTTTTGGGGGCTGTTTTTTTGACCATAtggagcagaaaataaataatgctttaCTTTTAAGGTGAGCAAATTTATTACAGTTCGCTGTCAGTGATGTCTACAGCACATACTACCCATTTTCTACatagtttttaaaagatgtgaaTGGAACTTGTTCATGCTGTTGTTTGGCATGGACAATGTCTTCTAACTGCTAAGACTGTCCTGTTCGAAATATTGCccaaagaaagaattttaaaataatatgagTTACGACTGcaaaaaccatgaaaaattttaaaatatactcaAGTCTTCTATTGTTTCTGGGCCTTTTAGGCTTCAAAACTTT is drawn from Haliaeetus albicilla chromosome Z, bHalAlb1.1, whole genome shotgun sequence and contains these coding sequences:
- the SH3GL2 gene encoding endophilin-A1; its protein translation is MSVAGLKKQFHKATQKVSEKVGGAEGTKLDDDFKEMERKVDVTSRAVVEIMAKTIEYLQPNPASRAKLSMINTMSKIRGQEKGPGYPQAEALLADAMLKFGRELGEECNFGPALADVGEAMKELSEVKDSLDMEVKQNFIDPLQNLHDKDLREIQHHLKKMEGRRLDFDYKKKRQGKLPDEELRQALEKFDESKEIAESSMFNLLEMDIEQVSQLSALVQAQLEYHKQATQILQRVTSKLEDRIKEASSQPRREYQPKPRMSLDFTTGDNTQHNGGISHATTPKPSGVHMDQPCCRALYDFEPENEGELGFKEGDIITLTNQIDENWYEGMLHGQSGFFPINYVDILVPLPN